Proteins encoded by one window of Bacteroidota bacterium:
- the thiL gene encoding thiamine-phosphate kinase, with the protein MDEQKDRTEISSLGEFKLIDHLTKNFEINNISTVKGIGDDAAIIDNAGKLTVVTTDMLVEGVHFDMMYTPLLHLGYKCIAVNVSDIYAMNATPNQVTVSIAISNRFSVEALEELYEGIFHACEYYGVDLVGGDTTTSIKGLIISVTAIGDANEGEIVYRSGAKEEDLICVSGDLGAAYLGLQMLEREKKIYLENPNIQPDLENKKHLIGKFLKPEARKDIIQYFKENDITPTAMIDVSDGLSSEILHICDKSDCGAIIYENQIPMSDESIEQASKFNLDPTICALNGGEDYELLFTINAKDAEKIASNNNISIIGKIVPKQNGTFIKTKNDNLFKLKAQGWDSFS; encoded by the coding sequence ATGGACGAACAAAAAGACAGAACCGAAATATCCAGCTTAGGCGAATTTAAACTTATAGATCACCTGACCAAAAATTTTGAGATAAATAATATTTCCACCGTAAAGGGAATTGGTGATGATGCAGCAATAATTGACAATGCAGGAAAATTAACCGTGGTTACTACCGATATGTTGGTAGAAGGAGTGCATTTTGATATGATGTACACTCCACTTTTACATCTCGGATATAAATGCATAGCCGTAAATGTTAGTGATATTTATGCAATGAACGCAACACCAAATCAGGTTACGGTTTCTATTGCAATTTCTAACAGATTTTCAGTAGAGGCTTTGGAAGAATTATACGAAGGAATTTTCCATGCCTGCGAATATTATGGAGTTGATCTTGTTGGTGGCGATACAACAACAAGTATTAAAGGATTAATTATTTCAGTTACCGCAATAGGAGATGCTAATGAGGGAGAAATTGTTTATAGAAGTGGTGCAAAAGAAGAAGATCTTATTTGCGTGAGCGGAGACCTCGGTGCTGCATATTTAGGATTACAAATGTTGGAAAGGGAGAAAAAAATATACCTCGAAAATCCGAATATCCAACCAGATCTTGAAAATAAAAAACATCTAATCGGTAAATTTTTAAAACCCGAAGCACGAAAAGATATTATTCAATACTTTAAGGAAAATGATATAACGCCAACGGCAATGATAGATGTATCAGATGGTTTATCCTCTGAAATATTACATATTTGCGATAAAAGTGATTGTGGTGCAATTATTTATGAAAATCAGATCCCCATGTCTGATGAATCAATAGAACAAGCATCAAAATTTAATCTCGACCCAACCATCTGTGCATTAAATGGCGGAGAGGATTATGAATTATTATTTACCATAAATGCAAAAGACGCCGAAAAAATTGCCTCAAATAATAATATTTCCATTATCGGAAAAATTGTCCCAAAACAAAACGGAACTTTTATTAAAACTAAAAATGATAATTTATTTAAGCTAAAGGCGCAGGGGTGGGATAGTTTTAGTTGA
- a CDS encoding T9SS type A sorting domain-containing protein: MNKTGQKPVLKYQSLKRISVIAFILFNFTVSAQINCENDTTLLKPLVDLQSDFYLGYQGGLYPGGFNEMPASHADSGIAIAQSLIPINFDGEEDTIYGKTVMLGLGSVSAGKSFNKFITQYNDAGYVDSCVRIINGCIDAFGLEQMIDEDADDTYWKDINVFLQTADLKKKQVRVVWVMTTSFEDSIITMPAYIDSLTDKYIDLIRELKEQFSNLKLIYLSGLQYGGYVDLSADHINAFAEPAPYYNDFAIKAAITAQITGDTLLNYSGVDAPAAWVAWGPNFWADGRNLRDYDELRWLCPGDYDVSNNGIILAGTGTQKVADRLFEFFTTDATTTPWIFGLPYDCFTEVDIEDSVIAEIPHDEVVYITQNPVKGVIKFIIDLETNEKASVFIFNALGQQVVEGTLSKIEPEKIFDIKLTDHPSGVYFLSVFVGGKVYNLPFYLSP; this comes from the coding sequence ATGAATAAAACAGGACAAAAACCTGTGCTAAAATATCAATCGTTAAAAAGGATAAGTGTTATCGCATTTATCCTTTTTAATTTTACGGTTTCTGCACAAATTAACTGTGAAAATGATACTACTTTGCTAAAGCCTTTAGTTGATCTGCAAAGCGATTTTTATTTGGGTTATCAGGGTGGTTTATATCCGGGTGGATTTAATGAAATGCCCGCATCACATGCTGATTCCGGAATTGCAATTGCACAATCGTTGATCCCAATTAATTTTGATGGAGAAGAGGATACCATTTATGGAAAAACGGTTATGCTTGGGTTGGGTTCTGTATCTGCGGGAAAATCTTTTAATAAATTTATAACACAATATAATGATGCAGGTTATGTTGATTCCTGTGTACGCATTATTAATGGTTGTATCGATGCTTTTGGTTTAGAACAGATGATAGATGAAGATGCAGATGATACATATTGGAAAGATATAAATGTTTTTTTACAGACTGCTGATCTGAAAAAAAAACAGGTGCGTGTAGTTTGGGTGATGACAACCTCCTTTGAAGACAGCATAATTACTATGCCCGCATATATTGATTCTCTTACTGATAAATATATTGATCTGATTAGAGAATTAAAAGAACAATTCAGTAATCTCAAATTAATTTATTTATCGGGATTACAATATGGAGGATACGTTGATCTTTCTGCGGATCATATTAATGCATTTGCTGAACCAGCTCCTTATTACAACGATTTTGCAATTAAAGCTGCAATTACTGCACAAATAACCGGCGATACACTTTTAAATTATTCCGGTGTGGATGCTCCTGCTGCTTGGGTTGCATGGGGACCAAACTTTTGGGCCGATGGAAGAAATCTGAGAGATTATGATGAGCTGAGATGGTTATGCCCGGGCGATTATGATGTAAGTAATAACGGAATTATTTTAGCCGGAACAGGAACTCAAAAAGTAGCAGACAGATTGTTTGAATTTTTTACAACAGATGCAACCACAACTCCCTGGATATTTGGATTGCCATACGATTGTTTTACCGAAGTTGATATTGAAGATTCTGTAATTGCTGAGATACCACATGATGAGGTTGTTTACATCACACAAAATCCTGTAAAAGGGGTAATTAAATTTATTATCGATCTGGAAACAAATGAAAAGGCTTCGGTATTTATTTTTAATGCACTAGGGCAACAAGTTGTGGAAGGAACTTTATCCAAAATTGAACCGGAAAAAATTTTCGACATAAAACTTACCGATCATCCGAGTGGGGTGTATTTTCTTTCTGTGTTTGTTGGGGGGAAGGTGTATAATTTGCCGTTTTATTTGAGCCCTTGA
- a CDS encoding T9SS type A sorting domain-containing protein: protein MRKIISFIFILICLSASNKIAAQLNCANDSTGLIPIQDLGTGFYLGTYQGGMYPGGSNVPPTGHLKKGLSIVKKLKPLDTLGLVNYETGKVVLAGFGASTVGGPFNHMIQLVNDDITLNPCLQIVNAANGSDGLESLTVENSDYWEYIRIYKLAAKGLRPNQVQVAWLMHSSRIDSNSADTGPYIDSLVMRLKIALQSMQVMYPNLKVVFLSGFPYGGYADPMKVLYHVIAEPASYNHNFATKQVIKDQIAGDPSLRYLEPGKVAPFLAWGPPLWADGEIPNEYSGLSWNCETEFAIDGGGYHMTNLGKDKVGEILIDFFKTDTLGKSWYLNGPKWAACGPGRNADGSIITPKDLIIDKDAVTIYPNPSSGEFYVDFEEVLTSGINIKVLNNIGQVVYFDNYHSATPYSGYQFDLSGKPNGIYYFEVVINDQIFTQPVILNK, encoded by the coding sequence ATGAGAAAAATAATCTCTTTTATTTTCATTTTAATTTGCTTATCAGCTTCAAACAAAATAGCAGCTCAGCTAAATTGCGCGAACGATTCAACAGGTTTGATCCCGATTCAGGATCTTGGAACAGGTTTTTATTTAGGAACTTATCAGGGTGGAATGTATCCCGGCGGTTCGAATGTTCCACCTACCGGTCATTTAAAAAAAGGACTTAGTATCGTTAAGAAATTAAAACCATTAGATACTTTAGGACTTGTTAATTACGAAACCGGCAAGGTGGTACTTGCAGGATTCGGAGCCTCAACAGTTGGTGGGCCATTTAACCACATGATTCAACTTGTAAATGACGATATCACACTTAATCCATGTTTACAGATCGTAAACGCAGCAAATGGTTCTGATGGTTTGGAGTCATTAACTGTCGAGAATTCTGATTATTGGGAATATATCAGAATCTATAAACTTGCTGCTAAGGGTTTAAGACCAAATCAAGTTCAGGTTGCCTGGTTGATGCACAGTTCAAGAATTGATTCCAATTCGGCTGATACGGGTCCATATATCGATTCACTCGTAATGCGCCTTAAAATTGCCTTACAGTCAATGCAGGTAATGTATCCTAATCTTAAGGTAGTATTCCTCAGTGGATTCCCTTATGGTGGTTATGCCGATCCAATGAAAGTATTGTATCATGTAATTGCAGAACCTGCAAGTTATAACCACAATTTTGCTACCAAACAGGTAATAAAAGATCAAATAGCAGGTGATCCATCACTACGATATTTAGAACCGGGTAAAGTTGCTCCATTTTTAGCATGGGGTCCACCTTTATGGGCTGATGGTGAAATTCCAAATGAATACTCAGGATTATCATGGAATTGTGAAACTGAATTTGCTATTGATGGCGGCGGCTACCATATGACGAATCTTGGAAAAGATAAAGTGGGAGAAATTTTAATCGACTTTTTCAAAACAGATACACTCGGAAAAAGTTGGTATTTAAACGGACCAAAATGGGCTGCATGTGGTCCGGGTAGAAATGCCGATGGAAGTATTATAACTCCAAAGGATTTAATTATTGATAAAGATGCCGTTACTATTTATCCAAATCCTTCGTCCGGCGAATTTTATGTTGATTTTGAAGAAGTTTTAACTTCAGGTATTAATATAAAGGTGTTGAACAATATTGGTCAGGTAGTTTATTTTGATAATTATCATTCTGCTACTCCTTATTCCGGATATCAATTTGATCTTTCAGGAAAACCAAATGGAATTTATTATTTTGAAGTTGTGATAAACGATCAAATATTTACACAACCTGTTATTTTGAATAAATAA
- a CDS encoding T9SS type A sorting domain-containing protein: MHLNSSFRNITVAFLLLFCSKINLAQLQCDNDTSYLKSLIDLQFGTYLGFQGGLYPDGYNTMPYPHFAAGMNISRQVLPLDTLGNLDLLDGKAGLICLGASTAGNAFNHFKSVAEADPTVNPCLRFVNAALGAKGLEVMLDTVVNSWYWDDNVMVDIEDANISRYQVQVIWIMVTSRVDTLMLWPYQPRQVTDKFEALMPILLAKFPNLKQVYASGFGYGGYADPTKEFYEMIVEPASYWNNWSIKFLVERQIDGDPDLKYTSPDRKSPWIGWGPHIWADGIRKNVVDGLYWYCAVDYKPDGGGYHLSNEGKDKAGELIYNFFKTSTVAADWFRYNSRWVSCDPELRTSGLDLPHKPEIKLFPNPNNGDGYLEINEISPGELYIRIVNALGEVVFQRLNLVTENYYLQELQLKGLPAGMYNLIINSDNRENSLSFIIQ, encoded by the coding sequence ATGCATTTAAACTCCTCTTTTCGGAATATTACAGTAGCGTTTCTACTGCTTTTTTGCAGCAAAATAAACCTTGCACAATTGCAATGTGATAATGATACGTCTTACTTAAAATCTTTAATTGATCTTCAATTCGGAACTTATTTAGGTTTTCAGGGTGGTTTGTATCCCGATGGTTATAATACAATGCCATATCCTCACTTTGCAGCAGGAATGAATATCAGCCGGCAAGTGCTTCCCCTTGATACATTAGGCAATCTGGATCTTTTGGATGGCAAGGCCGGATTAATTTGTTTGGGCGCATCCACTGCGGGAAATGCCTTCAACCATTTTAAATCAGTGGCTGAAGCCGATCCAACGGTAAATCCCTGTTTGCGTTTTGTAAATGCTGCATTAGGTGCCAAAGGGTTGGAGGTTATGCTGGATACCGTTGTTAATTCCTGGTATTGGGATGATAATGTGATGGTAGATATTGAGGATGCAAATATTTCGCGGTACCAGGTTCAGGTAATCTGGATCATGGTAACTTCAAGGGTGGATACTTTAATGTTATGGCCCTATCAACCAAGACAGGTAACAGATAAATTTGAGGCCCTAATGCCTATTCTGCTTGCCAAATTTCCAAATCTCAAACAAGTTTATGCCAGCGGTTTCGGATATGGCGGATATGCAGATCCTACAAAGGAGTTTTACGAAATGATTGTGGAACCAGCATCTTATTGGAACAATTGGAGTATAAAATTTTTAGTGGAACGACAAATAGATGGTGATCCAGACCTTAAGTATACTTCCCCGGATCGCAAATCGCCCTGGATAGGTTGGGGGCCACATATATGGGCAGATGGTATCAGGAAGAATGTTGTGGATGGTTTGTATTGGTATTGTGCCGTTGACTATAAACCTGATGGAGGCGGTTATCACCTTTCCAATGAAGGAAAAGATAAAGCCGGCGAATTAATCTATAATTTCTTTAAAACTTCGACCGTTGCAGCCGATTGGTTTAGATATAACTCAAGATGGGTATCCTGTGATCCGGAGCTCAGAACCTCAGGATTGGATTTGCCACATAAACCGGAAATAAAATTATTCCCAAATCCAAATAACGGTGATGGATATTTGGAGATCAATGAAATTTCACCGGGTGAACTATACATACGAATAGTTAATGCCTTAGGTGAAGTTGTTTTTCAGAGGTTAAACCTGGTTACCGAAAATTATTATTTACAAGAATTACAACTTAAAGGTCTTCCAGCGGGTATGTATAACCTTATAATAAACTCCGATAATAGAGAAAATTCACTGTCATTCATAATTCAATAA
- a CDS encoding transcriptional regulator — MKEIIANLNKEFENRIRLGIMSILVVNEWVEFNTLKTLLDLTDGNLASHISALEKTAFLEVKKEFVGKKPRTTYKVTAEGKKAFESHLNALEELLRKRI, encoded by the coding sequence ATGAAAGAAATAATAGCCAATTTAAATAAGGAGTTTGAGAACAGGATACGGCTCGGTATAATGAGTATTCTGGTTGTAAACGAGTGGGTGGAGTTCAATACTCTTAAAACTCTGCTCGACCTTACTGATGGTAATCTAGCAAGTCATATTTCCGCATTGGAAAAAACGGCCTTTCTGGAGGTTAAGAAAGAATTTGTAGGTAAAAAGCCCAGAACCACCTATAAAGTGACCGCGGAGGGAAAAAAGGCCTTTGAAAGCCATCTGAATGCTCTGGAAGAGCTCCTCCGAAAAAGAATTTGA
- a CDS encoding endonuclease/exonuclease/phosphatase family protein, with translation MGFSEKISSFFALLRRFVDRYTWRLVLGGVLIIGSIVLVTEPAWFIAALDSLRIPYAVFLVVFITIFFIRGNNFLVSSGVIALLILAPGIWPYFKTAEKTPLEENLENNQVSESDFSVLHFNVKENNKRITSVAEAALNSNADIVSMQELKENSLQVIDTLMRTKYPYCLSDLSIKGFGLALYSKYPIDSGQVIIAHEFPMLVGRINIKGNEFNFISATTSTPTNEKDFQKQIKQFKFITEYANKINGPLILMGDMNSAPWSNQIESLLKETNLKDSRKDLSATYPAQSPVQIPIDYIFHSQQLFCEKFNTLEQTSSNHLGIMGYYTFKEPKKNTDTLSNKIKGRS, from the coding sequence ATGGGTTTCTCCGAAAAAATATCTTCTTTTTTTGCCTTGCTGCGGCGTTTTGTCGACAGATATACCTGGCGACTTGTTCTTGGGGGAGTGCTCATTATTGGCAGTATAGTATTGGTAACTGAACCTGCCTGGTTTATTGCGGCACTTGATTCTCTTCGGATTCCATATGCAGTTTTTTTAGTTGTATTCATTACTATATTTTTTATCAGGGGAAATAACTTTCTTGTTTCTTCGGGTGTAATTGCGTTGCTCATTTTGGCTCCCGGAATATGGCCATATTTTAAAACGGCAGAAAAAACTCCTTTGGAAGAAAATCTGGAAAACAATCAGGTTTCGGAATCTGACTTTTCTGTTTTGCATTTTAATGTGAAAGAAAATAACAAACGTATTACCTCCGTTGCAGAGGCCGCACTAAATTCGAATGCCGACATTGTATCTATGCAGGAATTAAAAGAAAATTCGCTGCAGGTTATAGATACTTTAATGCGAACAAAATATCCTTACTGTTTAAGTGACCTTAGTATTAAAGGATTTGGACTTGCGTTGTATTCAAAATATCCGATCGACAGCGGACAAGTAATTATTGCACATGAATTTCCAATGTTGGTGGGAAGAATTAATATAAAGGGTAATGAATTTAATTTTATCTCCGCAACAACCAGCACTCCTACAAATGAAAAAGATTTTCAAAAGCAGATCAAACAATTTAAATTTATAACCGAGTATGCAAATAAAATTAATGGTCCGCTCATTTTAATGGGCGATATGAATTCCGCTCCCTGGAGCAATCAGATAGAAAGTTTATTAAAGGAAACTAATTTAAAAGACAGCAGAAAAGATCTTTCTGCCACTTATCCTGCACAATCGCCGGTTCAAATACCCATCGATTATATATTCCATTCGCAACAATTATTTTGCGAAAAGTTTAATACACTGGAACAAACTTCTTCCAATCACTTGGGAATAATGGGATATTATACTTTTAAAGAACCGAAGAAAAATACAGATACCTTATCTAATAAAATTAAAGGTAGATCATGA
- a CDS encoding diacylglycerol kinase family protein, with amino-acid sequence MIRKEIKSFGDAIRGLVIFFAKERHAKVHLGIMLLVVFAGFYFKVSDIEWISLCIAFALVIGSEALNTGIEKLSDIVQPEKHAGIRDVKDIAAGAVFFCVIIAIIIGAIIFIPKIF; translated from the coding sequence ATGATCAGGAAAGAAATAAAAAGTTTCGGTGATGCAATTCGCGGATTGGTCATTTTTTTCGCCAAAGAACGACATGCAAAAGTGCACCTAGGCATCATGCTTTTGGTTGTTTTTGCGGGATTTTATTTTAAGGTATCCGATATCGAATGGATCTCTTTATGCATCGCATTTGCATTGGTGATAGGCTCAGAAGCATTAAACACCGGTATCGAAAAACTGAGTGATATTGTTCAACCGGAAAAACATGCCGGAATTCGCGATGTAAAGGATATTGCAGCCGGAGCGGTGTTTTTTTGTGTGATAATTGCAATAATTATTGGCGCCATTATTTTTATTCCAAAAATATTTTAA
- a CDS encoding DUF1361 domain-containing protein, with protein MKIVHLSQKVILSEEKLYLPLLSLFCFAVLIVRMVYTGTFEYRFMGINLILAWLPYIFAHYLVKIPKKKNTIGKMILFFLWLIFFPNAAYMITDIYHLSEFPSMPMWYDLIMLLSFAWCGLLLCFYSLKKMHTRFAFRKNPVVNIFILFSTFFVGGIGIYFGRYARWNSWEIVTQPGNLFKEFINIISNTNNVMQMFSVAILFAAFLTIVYLKMFSFGRVTSQKD; from the coding sequence ATGAAAATTGTTCATCTTTCTCAAAAAGTGATCTTAAGTGAAGAAAAATTATATCTTCCTTTGCTTTCTCTATTTTGTTTTGCCGTGCTTATTGTGCGCATGGTTTACACAGGTACCTTTGAATATCGTTTCATGGGAATTAATTTGATTCTTGCATGGTTGCCTTATATTTTTGCACACTACCTGGTAAAAATTCCAAAAAAGAAAAATACCATTGGTAAGATGATACTATTTTTCCTATGGCTGATTTTTTTTCCAAATGCAGCATATATGATCACTGATATTTATCATCTTTCAGAATTCCCTTCCATGCCCATGTGGTACGATCTCATTATGTTGCTCTCTTTTGCCTGGTGTGGATTATTGTTGTGTTTTTATTCCTTAAAGAAAATGCACACACGATTTGCTTTCCGAAAGAATCCCGTAGTGAATATATTTATACTTTTCTCCACATTTTTTGTTGGAGGAATAGGAATTTATTTCGGGAGATATGCGCGCTGGAACAGTTGGGAAATAGTTACTCAACCCGGTAACCTGTTTAAAGAATTCATCAATATTATTTCGAATACCAATAATGTAATGCAAATGTTTTCAGTAGCAATCTTATTTGCCGCGTTTTTGACAATTGTTTATTTGAAGATGTTTTCTTTTGGGAGGGTTACTTCACAGAAGGATTAA
- a CDS encoding PLP-dependent transferase, translating to MDISYILNILGEDREQYSNAVAPPIFQTSNFAFKTVADFRLATKNELISHLYTRGNNPTTEIVRKKIAALEGTDDCLLFSSGVAAISATIFHCVKAGDHIICIESPYSWTEYLLKNILPGYGITSTFVDGKNTEEITKAIQPNTKLIFLESPNTFWFDLQDLKAICDIARSKNIITAIDNSYCTPLYQQSHLLGVDIICHTATKYLSGHSDVLAGVICANQEHINSIFKNEYMTYGAVLSPNDAWLFLRGLRTLPLRLEKSVSNAEKLISWLEKHPKIEKIIYPFHNSHPQFELAKKQMKRGGGLFAVLLKTQDKQKIESFCDNLKRFLLAVSWGGYESLVFPACIKEGGTYPVNFVRFYTGLEEVEVLIEDIEQALEGV from the coding sequence ATGGATATTTCATACATACTCAATATTTTGGGGGAGGATAGAGAACAGTATTCCAATGCCGTTGCTCCACCCATTTTTCAAACCAGCAATTTCGCCTTTAAAACAGTAGCTGATTTCCGACTTGCCACAAAAAATGAATTAATAAGTCATTTATATACCCGAGGAAATAATCCAACCACAGAAATAGTCCGAAAAAAAATTGCTGCTTTAGAAGGCACTGATGATTGTCTTTTATTTTCAAGCGGAGTAGCTGCAATTTCTGCAACAATATTTCACTGCGTTAAAGCAGGTGATCATATTATTTGTATCGAAAGTCCCTACAGCTGGACCGAATATTTACTCAAAAACATTTTACCCGGATACGGAATTACGTCAACCTTTGTTGATGGAAAAAATACAGAAGAAATTACCAAAGCAATTCAACCAAATACAAAATTAATTTTTCTCGAGAGTCCGAATACATTTTGGTTCGACTTGCAAGATCTCAAAGCCATTTGTGATATTGCCCGATCAAAAAATATTATAACTGCAATTGATAATAGTTATTGCACGCCATTATATCAGCAATCGCATTTATTGGGAGTGGATATTATTTGTCACACCGCAACAAAATATTTATCCGGACACAGCGATGTTCTTGCAGGCGTAATTTGTGCAAATCAGGAACATATAAACAGTATTTTTAAAAATGAATATATGACTTACGGAGCAGTGCTTTCTCCGAACGATGCATGGTTATTTCTGCGAGGATTAAGAACCTTGCCATTGCGTTTAGAAAAAAGTGTTTCCAATGCAGAAAAATTAATCAGCTGGTTGGAAAAACATCCTAAAATTGAAAAAATTATTTATCCTTTTCACAATTCCCATCCACAATTTGAACTCGCAAAAAAGCAAATGAAACGCGGTGGTGGATTATTCGCAGTATTATTAAAAACCCAGGACAAACAAAAAATAGAATCCTTTTGTGATAATTTAAAACGCTTTTTACTTGCAGTAAGCTGGGGCGGATACGAATCGCTTGTGTTTCCTGCATGCATAAAAGAAGGTGGAACTTACCCTGTAAATTTTGTGAGATTTTATACAGGATTGGAAGAGGTGGAGGTTTTGATCGAGGATATTGAACAGGCGTTGGAGGGGGTTTGA
- the meaB gene encoding methylmalonyl Co-A mutase-associated GTPase MeaB yields MKELDQLSANEFVTGILSGDKVIIARAITLLESNAPNQRNKALEIMELCLPHSGNSIRIGITGSPGVGKSTFIEALGNQFLQENKKLAVLAIDPSSKKSKGSILGDKTRMQELSKHENVFIRPTPAGTTIGGVASSTRECMIILEAAGYEIIMVETVGVGQSETAVYDITDVFILLLLAGAGDELQGIKRGIMEMADIILINKSDGDNMEKAKIARADVERAIHLYQPKDSGWQTTTEICSAVSGLNLETIKNLIDSYIKTVTQNGYFKTRRKQQFKQWFNEDLNNKLLQHFHQNPSFRTLLAEQEIKIENGEILPPKAVQLLLQQFLTKL; encoded by the coding sequence TTGAAAGAACTTGATCAATTAAGTGCTAATGAATTTGTGACCGGAATCTTGTCCGGCGACAAAGTTATTATTGCCCGAGCCATCACTTTATTAGAGAGTAATGCTCCAAATCAAAGAAATAAAGCACTTGAAATTATGGAACTCTGTTTGCCACATTCAGGTAATTCCATTCGAATTGGAATAACAGGGTCGCCAGGTGTAGGAAAAAGTACCTTTATTGAGGCTTTAGGAAATCAATTTTTGCAGGAAAATAAAAAACTTGCAGTGCTGGCAATTGATCCTTCCAGCAAAAAAAGTAAGGGCAGCATTTTAGGCGACAAAACCCGGATGCAGGAATTGTCGAAACATGAAAACGTTTTTATTCGCCCAACTCCTGCAGGAACTACAATAGGAGGAGTTGCTTCTTCCACCAGAGAATGTATGATAATTCTGGAAGCCGCGGGTTATGAAATAATTATGGTGGAAACTGTGGGTGTAGGACAAAGTGAAACGGCAGTTTATGATATCACCGATGTTTTTATTCTGCTTTTACTTGCCGGCGCCGGTGATGAATTACAGGGAATTAAAAGAGGAATTATGGAAATGGCAGATATTATTCTCATCAATAAAAGTGATGGAGATAATATGGAAAAAGCAAAAATTGCCAGAGCTGATGTTGAGCGTGCAATTCATTTATATCAACCTAAGGATTCTGGTTGGCAAACTACTACGGAGATATGTTCTGCCGTTTCCGGATTAAATCTCGAAACAATTAAAAATTTGATCGATTCGTATATTAAAACCGTTACTCAAAACGGATATTTTAAAACACGCAGGAAACAACAATTCAAGCAGTGGTTCAATGAAGATCTGAATAATAAACTGCTTCAACATTTTCACCAAAACCCATCCTTCCGCACACTTCTCGCAGAGCAGGAAATTAAAATTGAAAATGGAGAAATTTTACCTCCAAAAGCAGTGCAATTGTTGTTACAACAGTTTCTAACCAAGTTATAA
- a CDS encoding PorT family protein, with the protein MKKIILPLFLLLTINSLFGQTDTTVVAPTTELEDDDPSRDRIIMNVHWDGWLGAPDSFNVKGLSSGVGFHFFYDIPLGSDNVSFAVGAGFSWSNYFNNSRFDYDTAGNTYPIKFDDTITWKRNKFVINYFEVPLEFRFRTNEKNGNRFKAAIGFKAGYVLTNHTKFVGDDWVSPSDDEIKYKQYRVKNLSNLQYGPTLRLGYSKVNIEAYYGLAPIFSDGKGPAGNPLTVGISFNPF; encoded by the coding sequence ATGAAAAAGATCATACTGCCTTTATTTTTGTTATTAACTATAAATTCCCTTTTTGGGCAAACGGATACTACGGTTGTTGCTCCAACTACTGAGTTAGAGGATGATGATCCATCCAGAGACCGTATCATCATGAATGTGCATTGGGACGGTTGGTTAGGTGCCCCTGACTCCTTTAATGTGAAAGGATTGTCGAGCGGAGTAGGTTTTCATTTCTTTTACGATATCCCTTTAGGTAGCGATAATGTGAGTTTTGCAGTGGGTGCCGGTTTCAGCTGGTCAAATTATTTTAACAATTCCCGTTTTGATTATGATACTGCCGGAAATACCTATCCAATTAAATTTGATGATACCATAACCTGGAAAAGAAATAAGTTCGTGATCAATTATTTTGAGGTTCCTTTGGAATTCAGGTTCAGAACCAATGAAAAGAACGGAAACCGTTTTAAGGCGGCGATCGGATTTAAGGCCGGTTATGTTTTAACAAATCACACCAAATTTGTTGGCGACGACTGGGTTTCTCCAAGCGACGATGAGATTAAATACAAACAATACCGTGTAAAAAATCTATCTAATTTACAATATGGTCCAACACTGCGACTGGGATATTCAAAGGTGAATATTGAGGCTTATTACGGTTTGGCACCTATATTTTCTGATGGGAAAGGTCCGGCAGGAAACCCGCTTACAGTGGGCATTTCGTTTAATCCCTTCTGA